In a single window of the uncultured Dysgonomonas sp. genome:
- a CDS encoding LuxR C-terminal-related transcriptional regulator, with amino-acid sequence MSALMEFICSTEHDREDDGYLILTFKGFAILFSVATLISSYLYLDECNYTGALLKIVNLMTIGCIASLLLMKKIKVSFGLLMLLLTISINFYVTIIYESMNPDRESERVILFYVTLCIVPVILCGITHYNYVSLFVSTGSICSCLIACVLFDNFVICGYVILLFIIMVGISVFFWYTERTYRSELERKKVKNQQEEILSYFELEPEQWQILKNTKMSSEDTHELLENMGKQMREKIINEAKVLVYNDEAIIEAITRVHDDLTASELEICCHIVNGKTVNEICNIRNVSPSTVTSVRSRLRTKMGLAKKDNLKRYLRSLVGGN; translated from the coding sequence ATGAGTGCCCTAATGGAGTTTATATGTTCTACGGAACATGACAGAGAAGACGATGGATATTTGATTTTAACCTTTAAAGGTTTTGCCATATTATTTTCGGTTGCAACCTTGATCAGCAGCTATTTATATTTGGATGAATGCAATTATACAGGTGCTTTGCTTAAGATTGTCAATCTAATGACAATAGGATGTATAGCCTCGCTTCTTTTGATGAAAAAGATCAAGGTCTCTTTTGGCTTGCTAATGCTTTTGCTTACAATATCTATTAATTTCTATGTAACTATTATTTATGAGAGTATGAACCCTGATCGTGAATCGGAGCGGGTAATATTGTTTTATGTCACTTTATGCATTGTTCCTGTTATTCTTTGTGGTATTACCCATTATAACTATGTATCGCTTTTTGTGTCAACGGGTTCTATCTGTTCCTGCCTGATTGCATGTGTTTTGTTTGACAACTTTGTAATTTGTGGCTATGTCATACTGTTGTTTATTATAATGGTTGGGATATCTGTTTTTTTCTGGTATACGGAACGTACATATCGATCCGAACTGGAAAGGAAAAAAGTAAAGAACCAACAAGAAGAAATCCTGAGCTATTTTGAACTGGAACCAGAACAATGGCAGATTTTGAAAAACACAAAAATGAGTAGTGAAGATACTCATGAATTGTTGGAGAACATGGGTAAGCAAATGAGAGAAAAGATTATCAACGAAGCAAAAGTATTGGTATATAACGATGAAGCTATAATAGAAGCTATAACTAGGGTACATGATGATTTAACTGCCTCGGAACTTGAAATCTGCTGCCATATAGTAAACGGAAAAACAGTAAATGAAATCTGTAACATTCGCAATGTAAGTCCTTCTACTGTAACATCTGTACGCAGTCGGCTAAGAACAAAGATGGGATTAGCGAAAAAAGATAATCTCAAACGTTATCTGAGAAGCCTAGTTGGGGGTAATTAG
- a CDS encoding response regulator transcription factor, protein MKNLITVIFSLFLLCLHPQLYGQDILPDSLLTKDHVYKLTYTDTQKAKQILDLMRQKETIPQFLADIVEGDLYFNTGKYRQALIYYKKAMDSDSVRNNSLHYMDQLQRLISCYDVLNNVQEKTVCINLLMEKANECNDEGMESIANFNMGKTLYYQEDKERAYEYINKAIASMKRSTYKNKYDHIRYEYNSLLIMQKRDKLYEQALQTIDSLQAYLLSEGDVPFIEGLNKLEEKNLYAHKAVVLFRLKRESEAAQYYRKWKSMGVESDKDNYLIMPYLFGNEMYDDIIELNSKQEQFITQYQDTISYYMVAVKRQLAKAYWEKGNFKKSAFYFEQLATLGDSINVRKQRNAAIEYATIYETQEKENQIQIQKSTLQRRNILLLSTTFIVILLLFIVFATYSNMQKARKQNQAMIRQIKEMQSIKNECIYTENNSENINKKLEEQSVIKPITRDLHMELCRLMNEEKIYLNPKLTRDELVLRLNTNKNTLTDLLKKNTGLGFSEYINSLRLNDSLRLLDNMSPNDNIEYIAEQVGFSKSTFYRLFKDRYGMTPSEYRNLSQNNK, encoded by the coding sequence ATGAAAAACCTTATCACAGTTATCTTTAGCTTATTTCTACTTTGTTTACATCCTCAATTGTATGGGCAAGATATATTACCCGATAGCCTCTTAACAAAAGACCATGTATATAAACTTACATATACTGACACCCAAAAAGCAAAACAAATATTGGATTTAATGCGGCAGAAAGAGACTATCCCTCAGTTTTTAGCCGACATTGTAGAAGGTGATCTGTATTTTAATACAGGCAAATACAGGCAAGCCTTGATATACTATAAAAAAGCTATGGATAGTGATTCTGTACGAAATAACAGTCTTCATTATATGGACCAACTTCAACGGTTGATATCATGCTACGATGTACTCAATAATGTTCAAGAGAAAACAGTTTGCATCAATCTGCTGATGGAGAAGGCCAATGAGTGCAACGATGAAGGCATGGAATCTATCGCAAATTTCAATATGGGAAAAACTCTTTATTACCAAGAAGATAAAGAGCGGGCATATGAATATATAAATAAAGCAATTGCATCGATGAAACGATCAACCTATAAAAACAAGTACGATCACATCCGCTATGAATACAATTCATTGCTCATTATGCAAAAGCGGGATAAGTTATATGAACAGGCCTTGCAAACAATAGATTCATTACAGGCTTATTTATTATCGGAAGGAGATGTACCCTTTATAGAGGGGCTCAACAAACTGGAAGAAAAAAACCTCTATGCACACAAAGCTGTAGTTCTTTTCAGATTGAAAAGGGAAAGTGAAGCTGCTCAATATTATCGAAAATGGAAATCTATGGGCGTAGAATCCGATAAAGATAATTACCTCATAATGCCATATTTGTTCGGGAATGAGATGTATGACGATATTATAGAGCTTAATTCCAAACAAGAACAATTTATAACTCAATATCAGGATACCATCAGCTACTATATGGTTGCTGTAAAAAGGCAACTAGCCAAAGCCTATTGGGAGAAAGGTAATTTTAAGAAGTCAGCTTTTTACTTTGAACAATTGGCAACCCTTGGAGATAGTATAAATGTACGCAAACAACGTAATGCCGCCATTGAGTATGCTACAATATATGAAACACAGGAAAAAGAGAATCAAATACAAATACAAAAGAGCACTCTCCAAAGACGAAACATCCTATTACTCAGCACCACATTTATCGTTATCTTATTATTATTTATTGTATTTGCAACATACAGCAATATGCAAAAGGCAAGGAAACAGAATCAGGCAATGATCCGTCAGATAAAAGAAATGCAGTCAATCAAAAATGAATGTATATATACAGAAAATAATTCCGAAAACATAAATAAGAAGTTAGAGGAACAGAGTGTGATAAAACCAATAACCAGAGATTTGCATATGGAACTTTGCCGGTTGATGAATGAAGAAAAAATATATCTGAACCCCAAACTTACCCGTGACGAACTGGTTTTGCGCCTCAACACGAATAAAAATACACTAACCGACCTTTTGAAAAAGAATACAGGATTAGGTTTTTCTGAGTACATAAATTCTTTACGGCTTAACGATTCGCTCCGGCTACTCGATAATATGTCTCCTAATGATAATATAGAATATATCGCTGAGCAAGTGGGATTCAGTAAAAGTACGTTTTATCGGTTGTTCAAGGACAGATACGGCATGACACCATCCGAATACCGGAATCTATCACAAAACAACAAATAA
- a CDS encoding PaaI family thioesterase, with protein sequence MKKIINPWVGLDGYMCFACSPANPSGLHMEFYEDGDDIVAYWKPNEYMQGWLKTLHGGIQSTLMDEIGGWIIIRKLQTTGVTSRLEAKFIKSISTDEPLLTIRGRIKDRKRNAVFLEAEIYNSQDKLCARADMVYFVVSKERATEEFHFCGCKTEDE encoded by the coding sequence ATGAAAAAGATAATAAACCCTTGGGTAGGGCTGGATGGCTATATGTGTTTTGCCTGTTCGCCCGCTAATCCGTCGGGGCTCCACATGGAGTTCTACGAAGACGGTGATGATATAGTTGCATACTGGAAGCCAAACGAGTACATGCAAGGATGGTTAAAAACTCTGCATGGGGGAATACAAAGTACCTTGATGGATGAAATCGGAGGATGGATCATTATCCGCAAATTACAAACTACAGGTGTAACCTCACGGCTCGAAGCAAAGTTTATTAAGAGTATTTCTACAGACGAACCCTTACTGACAATCCGGGGACGGATAAAAGACCGGAAACGAAACGCAGTCTTTCTCGAAGCTGAAATATACAATTCACAAGACAAACTATGTGCACGTGCCGATATGGTTTATTTTGTCGTGAGCAAGGAACGTGCAACAGAAGAATTCCATTTCTGCGGTTGCAAGACAGAGGATGAGTAA